GGTAATATCTGCCGCAAGCCATATTTTGATATAGCCATTGTGTGAGAACCACAAACTTCCATTATCTTTATTGATTCACCAATGTTATATTTATCTATGAGTTTTTTGGCTGTATTTATGATGTCCTGCATATAAATACCTTCCTTTTCGTGATTTGTATTTTTATTTAAAGCTCTCTCTTAAAGCCTCCTCCATTTCTTCCCAAAGCTTTAAGTCTTCCTCAGCCGTTTCCTTATCGACTATACTTATAGCGACACCGGCATGAACCATTACATAATCTCCAATTTTCACACCTGGAACCATAGATATGGAAACTCTCCTCTTTAATCCATTTAACTCCGTTTCAGCCACATCACCATCAATTTTTACAACCTTTTGAGCTACAGCAATACACATAATCACACCTCCAATTTATAATTTGCTATAACTGCTTGTCCTAGGGCTATACCTCCATCGTTGCAAGGTACCATACTATTTGAATATACGGAAAATCCTTCTTTCGATAATTTATCTGTAATATTCTCCAGTAGATATTTATTCTGAAAGCTACCGCCGCTTAATACTACTTTGTCTATTTTGTAATTTTCTCTCAGCCTCAATGCTATATCTACAGTAAACTCTACTATTGTATTATGAAATCTTGCCGATATTATTCCTTTGCTTATG
The nucleotide sequence above comes from Thermoanaerobacterium sp. CMT5567-10. Encoded proteins:
- a CDS encoding HypC/HybG/HupF family hydrogenase formation chaperone, with product MCIAVAQKVVKIDGDVAETELNGLKRRVSISMVPGVKIGDYVMVHAGVAISIVDKETAEEDLKLWEEMEEALRESFK